A window from Pseudomonas moraviensis encodes these proteins:
- a CDS encoding carbohydrate ABC transporter permease, whose translation MTLQQSRRLQSLLLGTLAWAIAIVIFFPIFWMVMTSFKSEIDAFATPPQFIFTPTLENYLHINERSDYFSFAWNSVVISFSATALCLLIAVPAAYSMAFYETQRTKGTLLWMLSTKMLPPVGVLMPIYLLAKSFGLLDTRIALIVIYTLINLPIVVWMVYTYFKDIPKDILEAARLDGATLWQEMVRVLLPIAKGGLASTVLLSLILCWNEAFWSLNLTSSNAAPLTALIASYSSPEGLFWAKLSAVSTLACAPILIFGWISQKQLVRGLSFGAVK comes from the coding sequence ATGACGCTCCAACAATCCCGCCGCCTGCAAAGCCTGCTGCTCGGCACGCTGGCCTGGGCCATCGCGATCGTGATTTTCTTCCCGATCTTCTGGATGGTGATGACCAGTTTCAAGAGCGAAATCGACGCTTTCGCCACGCCGCCGCAGTTCATCTTCACACCGACGCTGGAGAACTACCTGCACATCAACGAGCGCAGCGACTATTTCAGTTTCGCCTGGAATTCGGTGGTGATCTCCTTCAGCGCCACCGCCCTGTGTCTGTTGATCGCGGTGCCGGCGGCCTACTCGATGGCGTTCTACGAAACCCAGCGCACCAAAGGCACGCTGCTGTGGATGCTCTCGACCAAGATGCTGCCGCCGGTGGGCGTGCTGATGCCGATTTATCTGTTGGCCAAGAGCTTTGGCCTGCTCGACACGCGCATTGCGCTGATCGTGATCTACACGCTGATCAACCTGCCGATCGTGGTCTGGATGGTTTACACCTACTTCAAGGACATTCCCAAAGACATCCTCGAAGCCGCCCGGCTTGACGGCGCGACGCTGTGGCAGGAAATGGTGCGCGTGCTGCTGCCGATCGCCAAGGGCGGCCTCGCCTCGACCGTGCTGCTGTCGCTGATCCTGTGCTGGAACGAGGCGTTCTGGTCGCTGAACCTGACCTCGTCGAATGCCGCGCCACTGACTGCGTTGATCGCCTCGTACTCAAGCCCCGAAGGTCTGTTCTGGGCCAAGTTGTCGGCAGTCTCGACCCTCGCCTGCGCGCCGATTCTGATCTTTGGCTGGATCAGCCAGAAACAACTGGTGCGCGGGCTGTCGTTTGGTGCCGTGAAATGA
- a CDS encoding carbohydrate ABC transporter permease — MNTSTAKAHIDLSPPQRKLRVRNPGWFLVSPSVALLLLWMIVPLGMTLYFSMIRYNLLYPGENEFVGLENFTYFLTDSGFMPGATNTLLLVGSVLLISVVFGVLISALLEASEFLGRGLVRVMLISPFFIMPTVGALIWKNLIFHPVSGILAYIWKLFGAQPVDWLAHYPLLSIIIIVSWQWLPFAILILMTAMQSLDQEQKEAARLDGAGPIAIFWHLTLPHLARPIAVVVMIETIFLLSVFAEIFTTTNGGPGYASTNLAYLIYNQALVQFDVGMASAGGLIAVVIANIAAIILVRMIGKNLTDKA; from the coding sequence ATGAATACTTCAACTGCCAAAGCCCACATCGACCTGTCGCCACCCCAGCGCAAGCTGCGGGTGCGCAACCCAGGCTGGTTTCTGGTCAGTCCTTCGGTGGCACTCTTGCTGCTGTGGATGATCGTGCCGCTGGGCATGACCCTGTACTTTTCGATGATCCGCTACAACCTGCTCTACCCCGGTGAAAACGAATTTGTCGGGCTGGAGAACTTCACCTATTTCCTCACTGATTCGGGTTTCATGCCCGGCGCGACCAACACGTTGTTGCTGGTTGGCAGCGTGTTGCTGATCAGCGTGGTCTTCGGCGTGCTGATCAGCGCGTTGCTGGAGGCCAGCGAATTTCTGGGTCGCGGTCTGGTGCGAGTGATGCTGATTTCGCCGTTCTTCATCATGCCCACGGTCGGTGCGCTGATCTGGAAGAACCTGATCTTCCACCCGGTTTCGGGGATCCTCGCCTACATCTGGAAGCTGTTCGGCGCGCAACCGGTCGACTGGCTGGCGCACTACCCGCTGCTGTCGATCATCATCATCGTTTCGTGGCAATGGCTGCCCTTCGCGATCCTGATTCTGATGACGGCGATGCAGTCGCTGGATCAGGAACAGAAGGAAGCCGCACGCCTGGACGGTGCCGGCCCGATCGCGATCTTCTGGCATCTGACGCTGCCGCATCTGGCACGGCCGATCGCCGTGGTCGTGATGATCGAAACGATCTTCCTTCTCTCGGTATTCGCGGAAATCTTCACCACCACCAATGGCGGCCCCGGCTACGCCTCGACCAACCTCGCCTACCTGATCTACAACCAGGCGCTGGTGCAGTTCGACGTCGGCATGGCTTCGGCGGGCGGTTTGATTGCCGTGGTCATCGCCAACATCGCCGCGATCATTCTGGTGCGGATGATCGGCAAAAACCTGACTGACAAAGCGTGA
- a CDS encoding ABC transporter substrate-binding protein, which translates to MQPTAKALLALTCMTLSSVSLGAQTLTIATVNNSDMIRMQKLSKTFESEHPDIKLNWVVLEENVLRQRLTTDIATQGGQFDVLTIGMYEAALWGGKGWLEPMKDLPASYALDDVFPSVREGLSVKGSLYALPFYAESSITYYRTDLFKDAGLTMPERPTWEEIAGFAEKLTQKDKEQYGICLRGKAGWGENMALVTTVANAYGARWFDEQWKPEFSGPEWKNALNFYVNTMKKSGPPGASSNGFNENLALFNSGKCAIWVDASVAGSFVTDKTQSKVADHVGFTFAPHQVTDKGSAWLYSWALAIPTSSKAKDAAKTFSAWATSKEYGELVAKTDGIANVPPGTRASTYSDAYMSAAPFAKVTLESLKAADPSKPTLKPVPYIGIQLVTIPEFQAVGTQVGKLFSAALIGQTTVDQALAAAQQTTEREMKRAGYPK; encoded by the coding sequence ATGCAACCCACTGCAAAAGCTCTGCTCGCTCTCACCTGCATGACCCTCAGCAGCGTCAGCCTTGGCGCCCAGACCCTGACCATCGCCACCGTCAACAACAGCGACATGATCCGCATGCAAAAACTCTCGAAGACCTTCGAGAGCGAGCACCCGGACATCAAGCTCAATTGGGTGGTGCTGGAAGAAAACGTCCTGCGTCAGCGTCTGACCACTGACATCGCCACCCAGGGCGGACAGTTCGACGTGTTGACCATCGGCATGTACGAAGCGGCACTCTGGGGCGGCAAGGGCTGGCTCGAGCCGATGAAGGATCTGCCGGCCAGTTACGCTCTGGACGACGTGTTCCCCTCGGTGCGCGAAGGCCTGTCGGTGAAAGGTTCGCTGTATGCGCTGCCGTTCTACGCAGAGAGTTCGATCACCTACTACCGCACCGACCTGTTCAAGGACGCCGGGCTGACCATGCCGGAGCGTCCGACCTGGGAAGAGATCGCCGGTTTCGCGGAAAAACTCACCCAGAAAGACAAAGAGCAATACGGCATCTGCCTGCGTGGCAAGGCCGGCTGGGGCGAAAACATGGCGTTGGTCACCACGGTCGCCAACGCCTACGGCGCGCGCTGGTTCGATGAGCAGTGGAAACCGGAATTCAGCGGGCCGGAATGGAAAAATGCGCTGAATTTCTACGTCAACACCATGAAGAAATCCGGCCCGCCGGGCGCATCCAGCAACGGTTTCAACGAAAACCTCGCCCTGTTCAACAGTGGCAAATGCGCGATCTGGGTCGATGCCAGCGTCGCCGGCTCGTTCGTCACCGACAAGACCCAGAGCAAGGTCGCCGATCACGTCGGCTTCACCTTCGCCCCGCATCAGGTCACCGACAAAGGCTCGGCGTGGCTGTATTCGTGGGCGCTGGCGATTCCGACCAGCTCCAAGGCCAAGGACGCGGCGAAAACCTTCAGCGCGTGGGCCACTTCCAAAGAGTACGGCGAACTGGTTGCCAAGACCGATGGCATCGCCAACGTGCCACCGGGCACCCGCGCTTCGACCTACAGCGACGCGTACATGAGCGCCGCGCCGTTTGCCAAAGTGACGCTGGAGTCGCTGAAGGCCGCCGACCCGAGCAAGCCGACGCTCAAACCAGTGCCGTACATTGGCATTCAGCTGGTGACCATTCCTGAATTCCAGGCCGTGGGCACCCAGGTCGGCAAGCTGTTCTCGGCCGCGCTGATCGGCCAGACCACGGTGGATCAGGCGCTGGCAGCGGCGCAGCAGACCACGGAACGTGAGATGAAGCGCGCGGGTTATCCGAAGTAA
- a CDS encoding AraC family transcriptional regulator: protein MTRTARVTDPSYELMDDHNGLSIIYRQHGFPCPLVRWHFHKEYELHLIVASSGKVFIGDYIGNFYPETLFLTGPNLPHNWISQVAEDEVVEKRDMLVNFTDELFESGHQVFAELKSLAPLLERAQYGIEFRCKRTIRQAMTLMQRIADSSGITRLGHFFILMELLAASDDFQLLSGATTPQLADEHNIDRTNRAVDYIFSHYARDISLEEVAEHLGMTPTYFSRVFKQATGRNFIEFVNRLRISKSCELLADGDKPVTEVCFESGFNNISNFNRRFQQLKGMTPTHYRRLAVQRLTEQNHG, encoded by the coding sequence ATGACCCGAACCGCTCGCGTGACCGATCCTTCCTACGAGTTGATGGACGACCATAACGGTTTGTCCATCATCTATCGCCAGCACGGCTTCCCCTGCCCGCTGGTGCGCTGGCATTTTCACAAGGAATACGAACTGCACCTGATCGTCGCCAGTTCCGGCAAGGTGTTCATCGGCGACTACATCGGCAACTTCTATCCGGAAACCCTGTTTCTCACCGGGCCCAACCTGCCGCACAACTGGATCAGCCAGGTCGCCGAAGATGAAGTGGTCGAGAAACGCGACATGCTCGTCAACTTTACCGACGAATTATTCGAAAGCGGGCACCAGGTTTTCGCTGAACTGAAAAGTCTCGCGCCGCTGCTTGAGCGTGCGCAATACGGCATCGAGTTCCGCTGCAAACGCACGATCCGCCAGGCCATGACGCTGATGCAACGCATCGCCGACAGCAGCGGCATCACCCGCCTCGGGCACTTTTTCATCCTGATGGAACTGCTCGCGGCCAGTGACGACTTCCAGTTGCTGTCCGGCGCCACCACGCCGCAATTGGCCGACGAACACAATATCGACCGCACCAACCGTGCGGTCGATTACATCTTCAGTCACTACGCCCGAGATATTTCATTGGAAGAGGTGGCGGAGCACTTGGGCATGACGCCGACCTATTTCAGTCGAGTGTTCAAACAGGCCACCGGACGCAATTTCATCGAGTTCGTCAATCGCCTGCGCATCAGCAAATCCTGTGAACTGCTGGCCGACGGCGACAAACCGGTGACTGAGGTGTGCTTCGAGTCGGGCTTCAACAATATTTCCAACTTCAATCGGCGCTTTCAGCAGCTCAAGGGCATGACGCCTACGCACTATCGACGGCTGGCGGTGCAGCGCCTGACAGAACAAAACCACGGCTGA
- a CDS encoding phospholipase codes for MENFDNIQTYQWMADAPDIDNLSLFEMTLPGAHNAGCDWDASYALIPGKNWLACQDVSFYSQLNRGARALDVRLVYDNKANQLAKFRFHHNGYTSSRTLEDLIRDVKGFYERSPDEFIILDFHELSGAKDPFNHAEFKAALVENLGERLIPTDNLHLTLGQLKAINPLQRIMVAAPMTWDTRDYRFYSQINHKWIGQSHVSTSDLHGYITNVLSTAISTLRPWSLSATSYTLGGPQRILDSLDSWFDPAQSDWARKCNIINFDFIKNSHIVRFCQMANLQKARAKLNQAA; via the coding sequence ATGGAAAACTTCGACAACATTCAAACCTATCAGTGGATGGCTGACGCTCCAGACATTGACAATCTTTCACTCTTCGAAATGACTTTGCCCGGTGCGCATAACGCCGGTTGTGACTGGGATGCCTCTTACGCGCTGATTCCCGGAAAAAACTGGCTTGCCTGTCAGGACGTTTCCTTTTATTCGCAGTTGAATCGCGGCGCTCGCGCACTCGACGTGCGCCTCGTTTACGACAACAAAGCAAACCAACTGGCCAAATTCCGTTTCCACCACAATGGATATACCTCTTCACGAACTCTCGAAGACCTTATACGGGACGTGAAGGGATTTTATGAAAGAAGTCCGGATGAGTTCATCATCCTCGACTTTCATGAACTTTCCGGCGCTAAAGATCCATTCAATCACGCGGAATTCAAAGCGGCGTTAGTGGAAAACCTTGGTGAGCGACTGATTCCCACCGACAATCTGCATCTGACGCTGGGCCAACTAAAAGCCATCAATCCGTTGCAACGCATCATGGTGGCCGCGCCGATGACCTGGGACACGCGGGACTATCGTTTCTACAGCCAGATCAATCACAAATGGATCGGTCAATCGCACGTCAGTACCTCGGATCTGCATGGCTATATCACCAACGTATTGAGCACAGCCATCAGTACGCTTCGCCCGTGGTCGCTGTCGGCAACCAGTTACACCCTCGGCGGCCCGCAGCGAATCCTCGACAGTCTCGACAGTTGGTTCGACCCGGCTCAGTCGGATTGGGCGCGCAAGTGCAACATCATCAATTTCGACTTCATCAAAAACTCGCACATCGTGCGTTTCTGCCAGATGGCCAACCTGCAAAAGGCTCGCGCCAAGCTCAACCAAGCGGCGTAA